In the genome of Segatella copri, one region contains:
- a CDS encoding enoyl-ACP reductase has product MTHNLLKGKRGIIFGALNEESIAWKVAVKAAEEGATIALSNTAMALRMGTLDKLAEQINAPIIAADATSVEDLEKVFTEAQEKLGGKIDFVLHSVAMSPNVRKHRTYDDLDYNFLNKTLDISAISFHKMLQVAKKLDAINEWGSVVALTYVASQRTFFGYNDMADAKSMLESIARSFGYIYGREKHVRINTISQSPTATTAGKGIKDIENMMDFADKMSPLGNAVAEDCANYCVMMFSDFTRKVTMQNLFHDGGFSSMGMSLRAMNQYAKDITPYEDENGKVIYG; this is encoded by the coding sequence ATGACTCACAATTTGTTAAAAGGCAAGCGTGGCATCATCTTCGGTGCACTCAATGAGGAATCAATCGCTTGGAAAGTAGCTGTAAAGGCTGCAGAAGAGGGTGCTACTATCGCACTTAGTAATACAGCTATGGCTTTGCGTATGGGTACGCTGGATAAGCTCGCTGAACAGATCAACGCTCCTATCATCGCAGCTGATGCGACTAGCGTTGAAGACTTGGAAAAGGTATTCACTGAGGCTCAGGAGAAGCTCGGTGGCAAGATCGACTTCGTTCTCCACTCTGTAGCTATGAGCCCTAACGTTCGTAAGCATCGTACATACGATGACCTCGACTACAACTTCCTGAACAAGACATTGGATATCTCTGCCATCTCTTTCCACAAGATGTTGCAGGTAGCCAAGAAGTTGGATGCTATCAACGAGTGGGGTTCTGTTGTGGCCCTCACATACGTAGCATCTCAGCGTACATTCTTCGGCTATAACGATATGGCTGATGCCAAGAGCATGCTCGAGAGCATCGCACGTAGCTTCGGTTACATCTATGGTCGTGAAAAGCACGTCCGCATCAATACCATCTCTCAGAGCCCTACAGCTACAACAGCAGGTAAGGGTATCAAGGACATTGAGAACATGATGGACTTCGCCGACAAGATGTCTCCACTCGGAAACGCTGTGGCTGAGGATTGCGCTAACTACTGCGTGATGATGTTCTCTGACTTCACCCGCAAGGTGACTATGCAGAACCTCTTCCACGATGGTGGTTTCTCATCAATGGGTATGAGCCTCCGTGCCATGAACCAGTATGCTAAGGATATAACTCCTTATGAGGATGAGAACGGTAAGGTTATCTACGGATAA
- a CDS encoding endonuclease/exonuclease/phosphatase family protein: MFLTLILSSFLTFMELNCENLFDTRHDSLKNDLEFLPDGSYKWTPYRYWAKLNHLGQEIVAQSNPIPDFVAMCEVENDSVMFDLTRRSLLRNAGYEYVMTSSPDERGIDVALLYQPASFALLHSHSIRIKPLPNTRPTRDILYASGLVITGDTLHIFVVHAPSRRGGEVASRPYRLHVANRLAVAVDSIYAISRDAKIIVAGDFNDYADSPALKRLYQHHLINISHDAQGAHGAKATYRWHGEWRSLDQIMCSPTMAAAKQKCQIGDLPFLLEDDEKYGGKKPYRTYLGPRYLGGYSDHLPLLVQFAF; the protein is encoded by the coding sequence ATGTTTTTAACCCTCATCTTATCAAGTTTCCTCACTTTTATGGAATTAAACTGCGAAAACCTCTTTGATACGAGGCATGATTCGCTCAAAAACGACCTGGAGTTCCTGCCTGATGGCAGTTATAAGTGGACGCCTTACCGCTATTGGGCAAAGTTGAATCACCTGGGGCAGGAGATAGTGGCGCAGTCTAATCCAATTCCCGATTTCGTGGCGATGTGCGAGGTGGAGAACGATAGTGTGATGTTTGACCTTACCCGGCGGTCTTTACTCCGCAATGCAGGATATGAGTATGTGATGACTTCTTCGCCCGATGAGCGTGGCATTGATGTAGCCTTGCTGTATCAGCCCGCTTCTTTTGCCTTGCTCCATTCGCATTCCATTCGCATCAAGCCCTTGCCTAATACTCGTCCTACGCGAGATATACTCTATGCTTCGGGATTGGTAATCACGGGCGATACCTTGCATATCTTTGTGGTTCATGCGCCGAGCCGTAGGGGTGGAGAGGTGGCTTCCCGTCCTTATCGCCTGCATGTGGCTAACCGGTTGGCTGTTGCCGTGGATTCCATTTATGCAATATCACGGGATGCAAAGATTATAGTGGCAGGCGATTTCAATGATTATGCTGATTCACCCGCCTTGAAGCGTCTCTATCAGCATCACCTTATTAATATATCCCATGATGCCCAGGGGGCACATGGGGCTAAGGCAACGTATCGTTGGCATGGAGAGTGGAGAAGTCTGGATCAGATCATGTGCAGTCCTACCATGGCTGCAGCCAAGCAGAAATGCCAGATAGGCGACCTGCCCTTTCTGTTGGAGGATGATGAGAAGTATGGTGGTAAGAAGCCTTATCGTACTTATCTGGGACCTCGATACCTGGGAGGATATAGCGACCATCTGCCTCTTCTTGTGCAATTTGCTTTCTAA
- a CDS encoding SusC/RagA family TonB-linked outer membrane protein → MFKRIALFVGGAILSCGVAFAQTSVTGKVIASEDGEPVIGASIKVAGTNTGTVTDVDGNFSLNVPAGSKLEITYIGMNPQTVKASSNMKIALTSDNKSLDEVIVTGYGNFKKSSFTGAAASMSTAKLSDVPSLSVEDKLSGNIPGVSISSFSGQPGAMNYIRIRGMGSINAGNDPLIVIDGTPVNSGNLSGFNDGSTQVGYNGSGTNALSTLNSNDIESITVIKDAAAASLYGSRAANGVLVITTKSGSAGKTQVDFRSDWGFSNMAINYRPTLDGDSRRALIYQGLKNYAFDNIDGTTDASAAAFADQNIDDYAAKPENGWANWRDALFKNGSNQNYQASVTGGNDKTKFYASLSYANQNGIVDRSGLERMTGNVNVSHRFGKFKLDASTMISSMHQNSAMDGGASFAGAISSAVWFLGPSNAIYDKNGNLLTKTDGAYNNSYNPIYENQHMSDRTNTTRSYSTLALEWNIWDNLKLREKVAYDYINSTEDVLWDKYCGNGSGSNGVMQRTYNEWTTMNTQTQLTYNKSFGAHNVDALLGFETEAWHNNNSYASGTDYPGNLYEFANSGDTSMQSYKYDSKMTSFLGRVNYNYNDLYYAGVSYRRDGSSRMARENRWGSFWSVSGAWRFGAEKFMDSIKDILSDGKIRVSYGVNGTLPSGLYSYMNLYKYGEYYNGSNGMGIIGVANKDLKWEQNKAWNFGLDLTFLNRISVTLDYYVRNTSNLIMNRPISMIPGYYDESSLLATMAQNVGSMRNQGIEVTISSTNIQKKDFLWTTSLNFGHNSNKVTELTGDDDKIISGALIHQVGKPYYSYYMYEYAGVDPETGLESYYINDGTENARKTTTNVAEANKTIVGHHEPALEGGLSNFIKWKFIDFNFTLTYKLGGDSYDYATWLHDNGGTYALYGAIPSYYKLEDMWQKPGDNAKLPKFQAGYGKRVLSSRWLMPNDYLRLKNLTLGFSAPKEWISNLGLSKARVYFSANNLLTWKSKDLYVDPETPADGLCTFEMPALRTYTFGIELSF, encoded by the coding sequence ATGTTTAAAAGAATCGCTTTATTTGTGGGGGGGGCAATTCTCAGTTGTGGAGTAGCCTTTGCTCAAACATCCGTTACCGGTAAGGTAATAGCTTCTGAGGATGGTGAGCCTGTTATTGGCGCATCAATCAAAGTAGCTGGTACTAATACGGGTACTGTTACGGACGTCGATGGAAACTTCAGTTTGAATGTTCCAGCCGGCTCCAAGTTGGAGATTACCTATATAGGTATGAATCCACAAACTGTTAAAGCAAGTTCTAACATGAAGATTGCTTTGACTTCTGACAACAAATCCTTGGATGAGGTGATTGTTACAGGTTATGGTAACTTCAAGAAATCCTCATTTACAGGTGCTGCTGCTTCCATGTCAACAGCTAAGTTGAGTGATGTTCCTTCACTTTCTGTTGAAGATAAGCTTTCTGGTAATATCCCAGGAGTTTCTATTTCTTCTTTCTCTGGCCAGCCAGGTGCAATGAACTATATCCGTATTCGTGGTATGGGTTCTATCAATGCAGGTAATGATCCATTGATTGTGATTGATGGTACTCCTGTGAACTCTGGTAACTTGAGTGGTTTCAATGATGGTTCCACACAAGTTGGTTACAATGGTTCTGGTACCAATGCACTTTCTACATTGAACAGCAACGATATCGAATCTATCACTGTTATCAAGGATGCTGCCGCAGCCTCTTTGTATGGTTCTCGTGCAGCCAATGGTGTGCTTGTCATTACAACCAAGAGTGGTAGTGCAGGTAAGACCCAGGTTGATTTCCGTAGCGACTGGGGATTCTCTAACATGGCTATCAACTATCGTCCAACGTTGGATGGTGATTCTCGTCGTGCCTTGATTTATCAAGGTTTGAAAAACTATGCTTTTGATAATATTGATGGTACTACTGATGCCTCTGCTGCAGCTTTTGCCGATCAAAATATTGATGATTATGCAGCAAAACCAGAGAATGGCTGGGCTAATTGGCGTGATGCGCTTTTCAAAAATGGTTCAAATCAGAACTATCAGGCAAGTGTAACTGGCGGTAATGATAAGACCAAGTTCTATGCATCTTTGTCATATGCAAATCAGAATGGTATTGTTGACCGTTCAGGCTTGGAACGTATGACAGGTAATGTAAACGTTTCCCATCGTTTTGGTAAGTTCAAGTTGGATGCTAGCACAATGATTTCATCTATGCATCAGAACTCTGCCATGGATGGTGGCGCTTCTTTTGCTGGTGCCATCTCAAGTGCAGTATGGTTCCTCGGCCCTTCTAATGCTATCTATGACAAGAATGGTAATTTGCTGACAAAGACAGATGGTGCTTATAACAATAGTTATAACCCTATTTATGAGAACCAGCACATGTCTGATAGAACCAACACGACACGTTCTTACAGCACCTTGGCTCTCGAATGGAACATTTGGGACAACTTGAAGTTGCGTGAGAAGGTAGCTTACGACTACATCAACTCTACAGAGGATGTGCTTTGGGATAAGTACTGTGGCAATGGCTCTGGCTCAAATGGTGTGATGCAGCGTACTTATAATGAGTGGACAACCATGAACACTCAGACACAGTTGACATACAATAAGTCTTTTGGTGCCCACAATGTGGATGCTTTGCTTGGGTTCGAGACAGAGGCATGGCATAACAACAACTCATACGCTTCTGGTACAGACTACCCTGGCAACTTGTATGAGTTCGCTAACTCTGGCGATACCTCTATGCAGAGTTACAAGTATGACTCAAAGATGACTTCTTTCTTGGGTCGTGTCAACTACAACTATAACGATTTGTATTATGCTGGTGTAAGCTATCGTCGTGATGGTAGTTCTCGTATGGCACGTGAGAATCGTTGGGGTTCGTTCTGGTCTGTATCTGGTGCTTGGCGCTTTGGTGCAGAAAAGTTCATGGATTCTATCAAGGATATATTGAGCGATGGTAAGATTCGTGTATCTTATGGTGTGAACGGAACTCTTCCATCTGGCTTGTATAGTTACATGAACCTTTATAAGTATGGTGAGTACTACAATGGTAGCAATGGTATGGGTATCATTGGTGTAGCCAACAAGGACTTGAAGTGGGAGCAGAACAAGGCTTGGAACTTTGGTCTTGACTTGACATTCCTCAACCGTATCTCTGTAACATTGGATTACTACGTTCGTAATACATCCAATTTGATTATGAACCGTCCTATCTCAATGATTCCAGGTTACTATGATGAATCTTCTCTGTTGGCTACCATGGCTCAGAATGTAGGTTCTATGCGTAACCAAGGTATTGAGGTGACCATTTCTTCTACCAACATTCAGAAGAAGGACTTCCTTTGGACTACTTCTCTGAACTTTGGTCATAACTCCAACAAGGTAACAGAGTTGACAGGTGATGATGACAAGATTATCAGTGGTGCCTTGATTCATCAGGTAGGCAAGCCTTACTATTCTTACTATATGTATGAGTATGCAGGTGTTGACCCTGAGACAGGTTTGGAGAGCTATTACATCAATGATGGAACTGAGAATGCTCGCAAGACCACTACTAATGTAGCTGAGGCAAACAAGACTATTGTTGGTCATCATGAGCCAGCACTTGAGGGCGGTTTGTCTAACTTCATCAAGTGGAAGTTTATCGACTTCAACTTTACTTTGACCTATAAGTTGGGCGGTGACTCTTACGATTATGCTACTTGGTTGCACGATAATGGTGGTACATACGCCCTCTATGGAGCAATCCCTTCTTACTATAAGTTGGAGGATATGTGGCAGAAACCAGGCGATAATGCTAAGTTGCCTAAGTTCCAGGCTGGTTATGGTAAGCGTGTGTTGTCTTCTCGTTGGTTGATGCCTAACGATTATCTTCGCTTGAAGAACCTTACCTTAGGTTTCTCTGCACCAAAGGAGTGGATCAGCAACCTCGGCTTGAGCAAGGCTCGTGTATATTTCTCTGCCAACAACTTGTTGACCTGGAAGTCTAAGGATCTTTATGTTGATCCAGAGACACCAGCGGATGGTTTATGTACATTCGAAATGCCAGCTTTGAGAACTTATACATTTGGTATTGAACTTAGTTTCTAA
- the secDF gene encoding protein translocase subunit SecDF, with translation MQNKGIVICVAVLLTLASIFYLSFSFATRYYDGEAAKLKDPIAQQDYKDSVKYLGVYSYQNCLETQIGLGLDLKGGMNVILEISVPDVIENLADHKTDAGFTNAMKEARAQEEANGGDFVSLFINAYHKSAPGHKLAEVFATQQLQGKVSPQSSDAEVEKAIRASVQDAIDNSFNVVRTRIDKFGVVQPNIQKLEGQQGRIMVEMPGISQPERMRKMLQGSANLEFWETYNSEEIAPYLQQLDTHIANGDNGEAKNDTVAADSAAAKKEVAKAEPKKAETKFSIKKKDDAASKVGEDAQNAAAIKAHPLLARLQLGGGLSTVGYASVRDTAAINKIIYSAVAKRVLPSDLRLLWSAKPADNLKAKNIFELHALKVTTTTGRAPLEGDVITDAKDEFDQMGSPVVSMKMNTEGARKWAQMTKANVGKAIAIVLDGVVYSAPRVNGEIDGGSSQISGNFTIEDTKDLANTLKSGRMPAPARIVQEEVVGPTLGAQSIQMGIVSFVVAFVLLMVYMVMMYNVLPGMMANLALLVNVFFTLGILTSFQAALTLPGLAGMVLSLGTAVDANVLIYERIKEELRSGKGMKQAVAAGYGNAFSAIFDSNLTSLITGVILLTTGTGPIRGFATTWIIGIVVSFFTAVFLTRLVYDYKLNHDKWMHCKFDTPISHNLMQGKKYKFMSMYKTTFTVAIVAAVVFIGSFVVRGLSKSIDFTGGRNYVVQFENPVEPEQIRTVLGNAFVNADGTKATTGAIAIGTDGKTIRVSTNYMIESNSPTVDDEAETILYNALKKANLVSQKSVEAFKNPDVRQGGSIISSTKVGPSVAKDITMGAIYSVLFALIAIFLYILIRFRNVAFSVGSTVALAFDALTVIGFYSLLWGLVPFSLEIDQTFIGAILTVVGYSINDKVVVFDRIRENLKLHPKGDRQKLFNASINETLARTINTSTSTLLVLLCIFILGGDSIRSFSFAMILGVVFGTLSSIFIASPMAYIVLGRKIKEEPAEEAAVAEVK, from the coding sequence ATGCAAAACAAAGGAATTGTAATTTGTGTAGCCGTCTTACTGACACTCGCAAGTATCTTCTATTTGTCATTCTCGTTCGCCACACGTTACTATGACGGCGAGGCTGCAAAGTTGAAAGACCCTATCGCGCAGCAGGATTATAAGGATTCTGTGAAGTACTTAGGTGTTTATTCATACCAGAACTGCTTGGAAACTCAGATTGGTCTCGGACTTGACCTTAAGGGCGGTATGAATGTGATTCTTGAGATTTCTGTGCCTGATGTAATTGAAAACCTTGCCGATCATAAGACCGACGCTGGTTTTACCAATGCAATGAAGGAAGCTAGAGCTCAGGAAGAAGCTAACGGTGGTGACTTCGTGTCACTTTTCATTAACGCTTATCACAAGAGCGCACCAGGTCATAAACTCGCTGAAGTGTTCGCTACCCAGCAGTTGCAGGGTAAGGTTTCTCCTCAGAGCAGCGACGCAGAGGTAGAGAAGGCTATCCGCGCTTCTGTACAGGATGCTATCGACAACTCTTTCAACGTTGTCCGCACCCGTATCGATAAGTTCGGTGTTGTTCAGCCTAACATCCAGAAACTGGAAGGTCAGCAGGGCCGTATCATGGTAGAAATGCCAGGTATCAGCCAGCCAGAGCGTATGCGTAAGATGCTCCAGGGTAGTGCTAACCTTGAGTTCTGGGAGACATACAACTCAGAGGAAATCGCTCCTTATCTCCAGCAGCTTGATACTCATATCGCTAATGGTGACAACGGCGAGGCGAAGAATGATACTGTAGCTGCAGATTCTGCTGCCGCTAAGAAGGAAGTTGCCAAGGCTGAGCCTAAGAAGGCTGAGACTAAGTTCTCTATCAAGAAGAAGGATGATGCTGCCAGCAAGGTAGGCGAGGATGCTCAGAACGCTGCAGCTATCAAGGCTCACCCACTGTTGGCTCGTTTGCAGCTCGGTGGTGGCTTGAGCACTGTAGGTTATGCTAGTGTTCGCGATACTGCTGCCATCAATAAGATTATCTACTCTGCTGTGGCTAAGCGCGTATTGCCATCAGACTTGCGTCTGCTTTGGAGTGCTAAGCCTGCTGATAACCTGAAGGCTAAGAATATCTTCGAACTTCACGCCTTGAAGGTGACAACCACTACTGGTCGTGCTCCATTGGAGGGTGATGTGATTACTGATGCTAAGGACGAGTTCGACCAGATGGGTTCTCCTGTTGTTAGCATGAAGATGAATACAGAGGGTGCCCGTAAGTGGGCTCAGATGACCAAGGCCAACGTGGGTAAGGCTATCGCTATCGTTCTGGATGGCGTTGTTTACTCTGCTCCTCGTGTAAACGGTGAGATTGACGGTGGTAGCTCTCAGATTTCCGGTAACTTCACTATCGAGGATACCAAGGACTTGGCTAACACATTGAAGTCTGGTCGTATGCCAGCTCCTGCACGTATCGTTCAGGAGGAGGTTGTAGGTCCTACCCTCGGTGCTCAGTCTATCCAGATGGGTATTGTTTCATTCGTTGTTGCCTTTGTACTCCTGATGGTTTACATGGTAATGATGTACAATGTTCTTCCTGGTATGATGGCTAACCTGGCATTGCTCGTCAACGTATTCTTCACGCTGGGTATCCTGACGTCCTTCCAGGCAGCCCTGACGTTGCCAGGTCTCGCCGGTATGGTCTTGTCTCTGGGTACTGCCGTGGATGCCAACGTGCTTATCTATGAGCGTATCAAGGAGGAGCTTCGCTCCGGAAAGGGTATGAAGCAGGCGGTAGCTGCCGGTTATGGCAACGCTTTCTCTGCTATCTTCGACTCTAACTTGACTTCTTTGATTACAGGTGTTATCCTGTTGACTACTGGTACGGGTCCTATCCGTGGTTTCGCTACTACCTGGATCATCGGTATCGTTGTTTCATTCTTCACAGCTGTGTTCCTGACACGTTTGGTTTACGACTATAAGTTGAACCATGATAAGTGGATGCACTGCAAGTTTGATACTCCTATCTCTCACAACCTGATGCAGGGCAAGAAGTACAAGTTCATGTCAATGTACAAGACTACCTTCACCGTAGCTATCGTAGCTGCAGTGGTATTCATCGGTAGCTTCGTAGTTCGTGGCTTGAGCAAGAGTATCGACTTCACCGGTGGTCGTAACTATGTAGTACAGTTCGAGAACCCTGTAGAGCCTGAGCAGATCCGTACGGTTCTTGGCAATGCGTTCGTCAATGCAGACGGCACCAAGGCAACTACTGGCGCTATCGCTATCGGTACAGACGGTAAGACCATCCGTGTATCTACCAACTATATGATTGAGAGCAACAGTCCAACTGTTGACGATGAGGCTGAGACAATCCTTTATAACGCCTTGAAGAAGGCTAACCTGGTATCTCAGAAGAGTGTTGAGGCATTCAAGAACCCAGACGTTCGTCAGGGTGGTTCTATCATCAGTAGTACAAAGGTAGGTCCTTCAGTGGCTAAGGATATCACTATGGGTGCTATCTATAGTGTGCTCTTCGCCTTGATTGCTATCTTCCTCTACATCCTGATACGTTTCCGCAACGTAGCCTTCTCTGTAGGTTCTACAGTAGCTTTGGCATTCGATGCCTTGACCGTTATCGGTTTCTACTCACTCCTTTGGGGTCTCGTTCCATTCTCATTGGAGATTGACCAGACCTTCATCGGTGCTATCCTGACCGTGGTAGGTTACTCTATCAACGATAAGGTGGTAGTATTCGACCGTATCCGTGAGAACTTGAAGTTGCATCCTAAGGGCGACCGTCAGAAGCTCTTCAATGCATCTATCAATGAGACATTGGCTCGTACCATCAATACATCTACATCTACATTGCTCGTGTTGCTCTGTATCTTCATCCTCGGTGGTGACAGCATCCGTAGCTTCTCATTCGCAATGATTCTGGGTGTTGTATTCGGTACATTGTCATCTATCTTCATTGCATCTCCAATGGCATACATCGTTCTGGGTCGCAAGATCAAGGAGGAGCCAGCTGAGGAGGCAGCCGTAGCTGAAGTAAAGTAA
- a CDS encoding porin family protein encodes MKKKIVIMMMLLLASVGAMAQEVENPVGKFSVIPRVGVALSNWSNNSIYVSDALDGEIKSKNQAGFMVGADVEYRATEYVGVSLGAYYARLGYRFADYETVENVDKKQYWGIKNHHADIDYIQLPLMLKGYVTRQLVAMVGIQAGSRCGDAKYSYEETSLEKDKNGSTYYKDTKEVEGTLVAKRTNISIPVGVSYEYMNVILDARYNIGLTKMENISGFDSPKNSFFTFTVGYRFTL; translated from the coding sequence ATGAAAAAGAAAATAGTTATAATGATGATGCTGTTGCTTGCTTCCGTAGGAGCGATGGCACAGGAAGTGGAGAATCCTGTAGGAAAATTCTCTGTGATTCCCCGTGTAGGTGTTGCTTTGTCTAATTGGAGTAATAACTCGATTTATGTCAGCGATGCTTTGGATGGTGAAATCAAGTCGAAGAATCAGGCTGGCTTCATGGTTGGTGCAGATGTGGAATATCGTGCCACAGAGTATGTAGGGGTGTCTTTGGGAGCCTATTATGCTCGTTTGGGCTACCGTTTCGCTGATTATGAAACCGTAGAGAATGTCGATAAGAAGCAATATTGGGGCATCAAGAATCATCATGCTGATATTGATTACATCCAGCTTCCCTTGATGCTCAAGGGCTATGTAACCCGTCAGCTGGTGGCAATGGTGGGCATACAGGCTGGTTCCCGCTGCGGAGATGCAAAATACTCTTATGAGGAGACTTCTTTGGAGAAAGACAAGAATGGTTCTACCTATTATAAGGATACGAAGGAGGTAGAGGGAACCCTTGTTGCCAAGCGTACGAATATCTCTATTCCGGTAGGTGTTTCGTATGAATATATGAATGTTATCCTCGATGCACGATACAACATAGGTTTGACAAAGATGGAGAATATTTCGGGATTTGACAGTCCAAAGAATAGCTTCTTTACTTTCACGGTAGGTTATCGCTTTACTCTTTAG
- a CDS encoding RagB/SusD family nutrient uptake outer membrane protein, whose protein sequence is MKVLKSIYKVMGCAILAASLSSCVNDWLDVAPSDGTDAGAALTSSSDLAAARTGMYKALKGNSSLVDYYGMQFFVYGDVHAGDDYQYNNIGGSNRASFYYDMNYQTASEFTSSTSSSTVTWKSPYIVIGRANRIIAAAEGGALSDAAEAKATIGQYAAEAKVLRALAHFDLVRIYGKPYTEDQGASLGVPLVTGVLESNAKPARSTVAEVYTQVVKDLTEAISSNALATETEPGYVSVWGAKAILSRVYLNMGDYANALSVAEDIIKNSGAALWTRDQYFKAWDASTPNESEFLFRLNVAGSTDNNDLNGIGNLQQRDGYKEMVATKKFVDMLTSDPEDVRNDMFLPATAAKEVATYGTNKVYLNKLRGQGGNLRNVTIVPIIRLSEVYLTAAECAFRNNDKTKAVEYLNDLVKNRTTTVASLATVDNITLERILIERRKELIGEGQRYFDALRNNETITRYTSEADKGWHKTLSKEAQSFDRDYFKAIAAIPQAEINANPNIKQNTGYGE, encoded by the coding sequence ATGAAAGTATTAAAATCAATATATAAGGTAATGGGCTGCGCTATTTTGGCAGCCAGCCTGTCATCTTGCGTCAATGATTGGTTGGACGTAGCTCCTTCTGATGGTACAGATGCAGGTGCAGCCTTGACCAGCAGTTCAGACTTGGCTGCTGCGAGAACGGGTATGTACAAGGCTTTGAAGGGAAACAGCAGCTTGGTAGATTACTATGGTATGCAGTTCTTCGTTTATGGTGATGTTCATGCAGGTGATGATTATCAGTATAATAATATTGGTGGTTCTAACCGTGCAAGTTTCTACTATGACATGAACTATCAGACAGCATCTGAGTTTACATCAAGTACTTCTTCCAGTACCGTAACTTGGAAATCACCATATATTGTTATTGGCCGTGCTAATCGTATCATCGCTGCTGCAGAAGGTGGTGCTTTGAGCGATGCAGCAGAGGCTAAGGCTACTATTGGCCAGTATGCGGCAGAGGCAAAGGTACTCCGTGCCCTTGCTCATTTTGACCTTGTTCGTATCTATGGTAAGCCATATACAGAGGATCAGGGTGCTTCTCTTGGTGTACCATTGGTAACAGGAGTGCTGGAGTCTAATGCAAAACCTGCTCGTAGCACTGTTGCTGAGGTTTACACCCAAGTAGTGAAGGATTTGACTGAGGCTATCAGCTCTAATGCTCTTGCTACAGAGACAGAACCAGGTTATGTAAGCGTTTGGGGAGCAAAGGCAATCCTTTCTCGTGTTTATTTGAATATGGGTGATTATGCTAACGCCTTGTCTGTTGCTGAGGATATTATCAAGAATTCTGGCGCAGCGTTGTGGACTCGTGACCAATACTTCAAAGCATGGGATGCTTCAACTCCTAATGAGAGTGAGTTCTTGTTCCGTCTCAATGTGGCAGGTTCTACAGACAACAATGACTTGAATGGTATCGGTAACCTTCAGCAGCGTGATGGCTACAAGGAAATGGTTGCTACTAAGAAGTTTGTTGACATGCTTACTTCAGACCCAGAAGATGTTCGTAACGATATGTTCTTGCCTGCAACTGCAGCCAAAGAGGTGGCAACTTATGGTACCAACAAGGTATATCTGAACAAGTTGCGTGGTCAAGGTGGTAATCTTCGTAATGTTACTATCGTTCCAATTATCCGTCTTTCTGAGGTTTACTTGACAGCTGCAGAGTGTGCATTTAGAAATAATGACAAGACTAAGGCTGTAGAGTATCTGAATGATTTGGTAAAGAACCGTACCACAACAGTGGCTTCTTTGGCTACAGTGGATAACATCACACTTGAGCGTATCTTGATTGAGCGTCGTAAGGAGTTGATTGGCGAGGGACAGCGTTACTTTGATGCTTTGCGTAATAACGAGACTATCACCCGTTATACAAGTGAAGCTGATAAGGGTTGGCACAAGACATTGAGCAAGGAAGCTCAGTCTTTCGACCGTGATTACTTCAAGGCTATTGCTGCCATTCCGCAGGCAGAGATCAACGCTAACCCTAACATCAAGCAGAATACGGGTTACGGTGAGTAA